GGTCACATTGGATTGACGGAAATACAGGAAAAGTAAAGCCTTTTGGAACCAAGGATAATGGTGGCGATTTAGTTGAAACCTCATTTTTGGTTGCAGGAATGATTACCGTTCGTGAATATCTTAAAGATGGTTCTGAAAAAGAAAAAGCAGTAGCACAAAAATACGATGCACTTTGGAAAGGTGTTGACTGGCAATGGTACACAAACAATAAAAATGTTTTGTATTGGCATTGGTCTCCGAGCTATGCTTGGGAAATGAATTTTCCACTACAAGGATATAACGAATGTCTTATTACTTACGTAATGGCAGCGTCTTCGCCAACTCATACAATTGATGCGAAAGTATATCACGAAGGATGGGCGAGAAGCGGTGGCATAGTTTCTTCAAAAACAAAATATAATATCCCACTTATTTTAAAACACAATGGTGCAGAAGAATTTGGCGGTCCATTATTCTGGGCTCATTATTCTTATGTAGGTTTAGATCCAAACCAATTAAGTGATAAATATGCTAACTATTGGGATTTAAATGTTAATCAGACTAAAATTAACTACGAATATTGTGTTGAAAACCCCAAAAAAATTACGGGTTATGGACCAGAATATTGGGGATTAACAGCCTCATATTCTAGAAACCCTGATGGTTCTATTGGATATAATGCACATATGCCAAGTAACGATCAAGGTGTGATTTCGCCAACAGCAGCAATTAGCTCAATCGTTTATACGCCAAAAGAATCAATGACATTTATTCGCAATTTATATGAGAATCATAAAGATGAAACTTGGGGAAATGCAGGTTTTTATGATGCTCTTAGCTTAGGAAATAAATGGGTAGCAAAACGCTATTTGGCAATTGATCAAGGTCCAGAAGTTGTAATGATTGAAAATTACAGAACAGGATTATTGTGGAAATTGTTTATGAATGCACCAGAGGTAAAACAAGGTTTAACAAAACTTGGATTTAAATCTGGAAAATACGGAATTTAAGGTTGTATGAAAAATAAGTTAGCATTTATATTTCTGTTGTTTTCGATAGTTGTTTTTGGGCAGAGTGAAACAACTGGAAAAATCAATACAGTTATAATGTCTAAATATGAACTGGGATATGTTTTACATCATCCAGCAAATGTTAAGGAGAAAAAGCCATTGATTGTTTTTATTTCGGGCGATGGAGAAAAGGGAACCGATTTGGAGAAAGTAAAAATTAATGGTCCTTTAAAATATTTAAAAACGCACCAATTGGACGCTTATGTTTTGGCTCCACAATGCAAAGAAGATGAAAATTGGGATATAGAATCGATTTATCAGCTGATTGTGAAAATTCAGAAAGAGAATAAAATCGATTCAGAAAGAATTTATGTTACTGGTTTGAGCTCAGGAGGTTGGGCTTCTTGGAATTTGGCTTTTGCACATCCAGATCTATTTGCCGCAAACGTACCTGTAGCTGGCTTTGTAGATTTGATTCAGTTAGAAAAAACTTGTGAAATAGCCAATATTCCAACCAGAATTTTTCATGGATTACAGGATAATGTGGTAAATGTAAATTATGCCATCACGATTTATAATGAATTGAAAAAATGTAATGGCAAAGATGTAAAGCTAACTATTTTTGATGATGCAAATCATGACAGCTGGACAAGAGTTTATGATGACAAAGAGATCTATGACTGGATGTTACAGCAAAGAAAAACGAATACAAACAAATAAATAGAATAGAATGAAAAACAAATTAGTCTTACTTTTTTTAGGATGCGCTGTTTTGGGTTATGCTCAAAAAAAGCCAGCTAAAAATACAGTGAAAATTAAACCAAAGTCTGAATTTGTGGCGGAATTAATGTCAAAAATGACTTTAGACGAGAAATTGGGCCAGTTAAACTTGCCAACATCTGGTGATATTACCACTGGGCAGGCAAACAGCTCAAATGTGGCAAAAAATATTGCTGAAGGAAAAGTGGGTGGTTTGTTCAACATTAAGTCAGTTCAAAAAATTAAAGAAGTACAGAAAATTGCGGTTGAGAAAAGCCGTTTAAAAATTCCGTTGCTTTTTGGTATGGACGTTATTCACGGTTACGAAACAACATTCCCAATTCCGTTAGGATTATCTTGTACTTGGGATATGGGCTTAATTGAAAGAAGTGCGCAAATTGCTGCTAAAGAAGCAAGTGCAGACGGAATTAACTGGACATTTTCTCCAATGGTTGATATTTCTCGTGATCCAAGATGGGGAAGAGTTTCTGAAGGTTCAGGAGAAGATCCGTACTTAGGAAGCCAGATTGCAAAAGCCATGGTAAACGGTTACCAACAACATGATCTTTCAAAAAACAACTCAATTTTAGCTTGTGTTAAACACTTCGCATTATATGGAGCTCCAGAAGGCGGACGTGATTACAACATTGTCGATATGAGCCACATCAGAATGTTTAATGACTATTTTCCTCCTTACAAAGCTGCAGTCGATGCCGGTGTAGGTTCGGTTATGGCTTCTTTCAACGAAGTTGACGGAATTCCAGCAACAGGAAATAAATGGTTAATGACAGATGTTTTAAGAAAACAATGGGGTTTCAAAGGATTTGTAGTGACAGATTTTACAGGTATTCCTGAAATGATCGAGCATGGAATGGGAGATTTACAAGCAGTTTCTGCTCAATCTCTAAATGCTGGTGTTGAAATGGATATGGTTGGAGAAGGTTTCTTAGGAACTTTGAAAAAATCTTTGGATGAAGGAAAAGTAAAAATCGAAACTATTGATAATGCTGTAAAACTTATTCTAGAAGCAAAATACGATTTAGGTTTATTCCAAGATCCATACAAATATTGTGACGAAAAGAGAGCAAAAACGGAGATTTTTACAACGGATAGTAGAAAAGAAGCACGTGATATTGCAGCACAATCTTTGGTTTTATTAAAAAATCAAAATCAGCTTTTACCACTTAAAAAATCTGGAACAATTGGTTTAATCGGACCATTGGCAGATGCTAAAGAAAACATGCCAGGAACTTGGAGTGTGGCTACAAAAATGGAAAATGCTGTTTCATTATTGAGAGGTATTAAAGAAGTTGCAGGAGCTGGAACAAAAGTTTTATATGCAAAAGGAAGTAATTTAGATTATGATGAAACTTTTGAAACTAATGCGACAATGTTCGGTAAAACTTTACACCGTGATGCTCGTACAAAAGAAGAGTTATTAGCAGAAGCTTTAAAAGTAGCAGAGCAGTCAGATGTAATTGTTGCAGCTTTAGGCGAATCGGCAGAGATGAGCGGAGAATCTAGCAGCCGTACAAACTTAGAAATTCCACAAGCGCAAAAAGATTTATTAAATGCTTTATTAAAAACTGGAAAACCAGTTGTTTTAGTTTTATTTGACGGACGTCCTTTAGTGATTACAGACGAAGAAAAAACAGTTCCAGC
The Flavobacterium humidisoli DNA segment above includes these coding regions:
- the bglX gene encoding beta-glucosidase BglX, whose translation is MKNKLVLLFLGCAVLGYAQKKPAKNTVKIKPKSEFVAELMSKMTLDEKLGQLNLPTSGDITTGQANSSNVAKNIAEGKVGGLFNIKSVQKIKEVQKIAVEKSRLKIPLLFGMDVIHGYETTFPIPLGLSCTWDMGLIERSAQIAAKEASADGINWTFSPMVDISRDPRWGRVSEGSGEDPYLGSQIAKAMVNGYQQHDLSKNNSILACVKHFALYGAPEGGRDYNIVDMSHIRMFNDYFPPYKAAVDAGVGSVMASFNEVDGIPATGNKWLMTDVLRKQWGFKGFVVTDFTGIPEMIEHGMGDLQAVSAQSLNAGVEMDMVGEGFLGTLKKSLDEGKVKIETIDNAVKLILEAKYDLGLFQDPYKYCDEKRAKTEIFTTDSRKEARDIAAQSLVLLKNQNQLLPLKKSGTIGLIGPLADAKENMPGTWSVATKMENAVSLLRGIKEVAGAGTKVLYAKGSNLDYDETFETNATMFGKTLHRDARTKEELLAEALKVAEQSDVIVAALGESAEMSGESSSRTNLEIPQAQKDLLNALLKTGKPVVLVLFDGRPLVITDEEKTVPAILNAWFAGTEAGYAIADVLFGDVNPSGKLTSTFPRSVGQLPIYYAHKNTGRPLSNTEGKFEKFRSNYIDERNEPLFPFGFGLSYTTFDYSNLKISSDKMNPSGKLKVTVDVTNTGNFDGKETVQLYIRDLVGSVTRPVRELKGFQKITLKKGEKQTVSFDITVEDLKFYNSDLQFVAEPGQFDIFVGGNSNADKKVSFELTK
- a CDS encoding prolyl oligopeptidase family serine peptidase encodes the protein MKNKLAFIFLLFSIVVFGQSETTGKINTVIMSKYELGYVLHHPANVKEKKPLIVFISGDGEKGTDLEKVKINGPLKYLKTHQLDAYVLAPQCKEDENWDIESIYQLIVKIQKENKIDSERIYVTGLSSGGWASWNLAFAHPDLFAANVPVAGFVDLIQLEKTCEIANIPTRIFHGLQDNVVNVNYAITIYNELKKCNGKDVKLTIFDDANHDSWTRVYDDKEIYDWMLQQRKTNTNK
- a CDS encoding glucoamylase family protein, with the protein product MVRISVLFLAFTFFSCGSNADKSKENVQENISGVTALTDEQLLDAVQKQTFKYFWDYAEPNSGLARERYHPDGVYPENDSNIVTTGGSGFGLMALVSGMSQGYITKEQGVERLNKIADFLGKADRFHGAWSHWIDGNTGKVKPFGTKDNGGDLVETSFLVAGMITVREYLKDGSEKEKAVAQKYDALWKGVDWQWYTNNKNVLYWHWSPSYAWEMNFPLQGYNECLITYVMAASSPTHTIDAKVYHEGWARSGGIVSSKTKYNIPLILKHNGAEEFGGPLFWAHYSYVGLDPNQLSDKYANYWDLNVNQTKINYEYCVENPKKITGYGPEYWGLTASYSRNPDGSIGYNAHMPSNDQGVISPTAAISSIVYTPKESMTFIRNLYENHKDETWGNAGFYDALSLGNKWVAKRYLAIDQGPEVVMIENYRTGLLWKLFMNAPEVKQGLTKLGFKSGKYGI